Sequence from the Clostridium saccharobutylicum DSM 13864 genome:
TTGTAAATAATCCAAATCCTTTTTCCATTTAGAATTTCTATCTCCACTTAAATATTGTGTTTCACATCCTGTAATCATCAATGTTAGAAAAACTAAAAAAAAGCATATATTAATTCTTATAATTTTTTTCATTTCAATCTCCTTAATATTAACTTAGACACATTCAAATAAATAACAAATCTATTTGCTAGCTTATTTTTCATTATTCTGCGTCGGTAAATTTTGCTCATAGTTGACCTATTAGCTGAATTTGCCAATGCAGCATGCCATGAAATGGTAAGCATACTGGTCTATTTTTTTTTTGATTGTGGCTAAATAATATCACTGTTATTATACTGATAAATGCAAATAATCATTGATATAATAAAACATAAAACTCCAGTAATTACGCTATAGTTTAAATTAACCAGATTAGGACTATATATTTTCATTATAAATTTATATGGTGTTGACCAAGGTATATATTTTGCAAATGTAGAACTACTTCCTGATGTGATTATTGTGATTATGGTCCCTAATATTCCATATGCTGTTGGCAATATAATATTATTACTTACATTCGTAATTAATACTGGAATGGGAATTAACAAGAATTCAAACATTAAAGAATAAACATTATACTCTATATGCTTAACCATAAAACTGACCTCTGGAAATGCATTCCCCAATATATAGCAACTTAAATATATAAAAACAATTTTAACCATATAAACTGAAGAAATTAATATATATATAACAATTAACTTGCTAAAAAAAATTTTATTTCTAGATATTGAACAAGTATATATTATACTTGCAGTCTTATCAGCAAACTCCCTAGAAAATACATATCCTGCTATTAAAGAAAATAAAATTGTATATAGTAATAAAATATTTAAAACATCTATAGTAGATGAATAATGTTCAAATGATTGAAATTTTTCTGAACTAACTAGTGAAATTAAATCCATTAATATTGAAATAAAAACTCCACCAATTAATGATACACGTATTATATAAGTTTTTTTCAACTTTAAAAGCTCACAATACATTAAATTTAACAAACCAATCCCCCCAATTCTTTATTCAATATCTGCTTTTCTATATTGATAAATACATAAAAACATGAATAAAACAAAAGTAATTATTGCACTTCCAATTGTAATGACAAAATCAATAGGATCTCCATTATGATAATAATAAAATGGCAGTGCTGGTAATGTTAATGGACAAAATTGGCTATATATATTTGCACCGCTTCCCAGTAATAATCCCACTATTATAGTAGCTAATAATCCATATATAATTGAAAATATGATGTTCTTAGTAAGATTAGCAATCAATACTGATATTGGTAATAGTAAAAATTGCAATAGCATAGAATATATATTTACCTTTATATCTTTAATAATAAATTGTATTGGAGGCAGCTTTCCCCACACTATATACAAACCTAAGTATGTAATTATAATTTGAATTAAATATACAAATATTATTATCATATATATTGTAATAAACTTACCCACAAATATTTTTCCTTTTCTTATTGGATATGTATATAAAATATTTGCTGTTTTATCAGTATATTCTCTTGAAAAAACATAAGCTGATATCAAACAAAAGATAATAATATATATCATTAAAATTGACATCCTATCTATATCAACTACATCACGTTGAAAAAAACGACCTCTATCATTTAACGGTATAATAGCATAATCATTCTCAATGTCTCTTATAATCTGTATTCCAGGCATTAAAATTGCACTAATTAAAGCTATAATTAAAATATAAGACTTTTTTAATTTTATGAATTCAGAATATATTATATTAAACATCAATGACCCTCCTAATCATAAATATTATAAATTTATCAAACATTATAATGTTTATTTTTCGTAAGCTTTAAAAAATAGTCTTCCAAACTATCTATTTTTACACAGAGTTCATCTACACTTACATCATTTGAAATTAATATACTGTTTATTCGTGAAGCTTCTTGTAAACCTTCATATACTCTTAAATTATTTTTTCCCCATACAACATAATCTCTTATATGTAATTTTTGTTCTAATATAACTGCAGCTTTCTTATCATTATTAACTTTTATATTTATATAATGTCTATTCCTTCTCTGTAATTCATCATACTCAATTTCTTCAAGTAATTCTCCTTTATGTATTATTCCTATTTTAGTTGCCATCTGTTGAATTTCACTTAATATATGACTTGATATTAGAAACGTAATTCCTTTAGTTTTGCATAAATCTAAAATCAATTCCCTAGTTTCCTTTATTCCACTGGGATCAAGACCGTTAGTTGGTTCATCTAATATCAGAAATTCAGGATGATGCAAAATTGCTCTAGCTATCCCAAGTCTTTGTTTCATACCAAGAGAAAATTCCTTGACTTTTTTATCTTTTACATCTTGTATACCTGTTACTTTTAAGGATTCAATTATACACTCTTTATCTTGCATTCCCATCATTCTTCTATGTATGTCCAAGTTTTCTCCTGCTGTTAGATTCGGATAAAATCCTGGATATTCTATCATACAACCAATTCTTTGAAGTAAATTTCTATTTTGCTTTGTTTCCTTTTCTGAAAATAACTCTATTTCACCAGAAGTTGATTTTATAAGTCCCATAATCATTCTTATTGTAGTTGTTTTTCCAGCACCATTTTCTCCTAAGAAACCATAAATTTCACCTTGCTTAATACTCATATTTAAATTCTTAACTGCAGAAAACTTTTTAAATTCTTTAGTTAAATTATACGTTCTTAAAATATAATCCATTTTTATTCCTCCATAATTTTTTATTATCGTAATTATTCTTTTCATCCTGCATCACCATAAGGCACATGAAAATAAAAGATAGCAATCAAATATCTCTTTTGTTTTACAATACAAAAAGACTATGTTTTTAATATATAACATAGTCCTTACATGACTTTTAATAAGTTCTTACAATTTTCTTAACTTTTTGTACTTTAAAATAATAAATATTAGTCACATGAAAATAAATAACAAATTACAATTTCTTCAAAGTGCTTTAGGTAATGTAAATTTAAATACTGTTTTCTCAAATGGCACACTTGAAACTGAAATAGTTCCATTTAAACTGTTTACCAACTTTTTCACTATCGTAAGTCCAATTCCACTACTTTTTGTGTTTAATTTTCTAGATTTTTCAACTGTATATAATCTATCAAACACATAGTCTATCTCATTTTCTGGTATGCCACCACCATTATCATATATCTCTATTGAAATCTTATCTTCATCCTCAATTAAATTAACTCCTATTATAGTTCCTTGTACTCCATATTTTATAGCATTATTTATAAGATTGTTTAAAATTCTATTTAATGCTTTTTCATCTCCTAATGCATAAACGTCATCTTCAGGAAGATTTATTTTGGGCTCTATATGTAACTTATTTATTTCATTAAAGAAAGAAATAATATTCTGTCTTATAATTTCTGATACATTAACCTCTTTTATTTCTATTTTAACATCATTAGAATCTAACTTAGAAATTTCAAAAAATTCTTCTAATAAATTATATAAGTAACTTCCCTTATTATAAATGACTTCTAAATATTCATTTTTTTGTTTGCAATTTAAACTGTTACAATCAAACAACTTATCATTTGTAGTATTGTCATCAAGCATAAGTTCCATATATCCTAACATTGATGTTAATGGAGTTCTAAAATCATGTGATATGTTCGATATCATCTTTTTTCTTGATTCTTCATTTATTCTGCTTTTTTCATTCACTTTTTGAAAATTCTCTATTATAGAATTTAGTTTTACACTTAATCTACCTAATTGCTTTATATTATTTTGAAGTCTTACTCTTTGATTTAAATTTCCAGCTAAAATTTCATCTAAGACACCACAAATATAATTTAATTTTTTATAATATGAAACAATTAATATTATGAGAATAATAACAATAGATATTAAAATATAATCAATTGCATTCATATTACTCACCAAGCTTATATCCTATTCCCCATACTGTCTGTATGTAACTATAATCATTAGTATTATCTTCAATTTTATTTCTTAATCTTTTTATATGAACCATTACAGTATTATCATCATTTAAGTACTCATTTTCCCATACACTATTAAATAATTGAGCCTTTGTAAAAACTCTGTTAGGATTTGAAATAAATAATTTTAAAAGTTCAAATTCTTTTGGTGTTAAATTCAATTCTTTTTCTTGTTTTAATACTTTGTAATTCAAAATATCCATTTTTAAATCTCTATAATTTAGAATAGTGTTTTTAATTTTTGTATTATTGTAATCAACATATCTTCTCAGATTAGCTTTTATTCTAGCTATCAACTCTCTTATTGAAAATGGCTTCAGAATATAATCATCAGCGCCCATACTAAGTCCAACAATTCTATCCACTTCTTCATCTTTTGCAGAAAGGATTATTATTGGTAAATTACTCTTTTCTCTGATTTTTCTTAAAATTTCTATGCCATCAACATAAGGAAGCATTAAATCAAGTATAACCATTTGAAAATTTTCATTATACTTTTCAATTGCTTCTTTACCATCAAAAGCTTGTATTACATTATAGTTTTCCTTTTTCAGTACTTCTGCTATTAAATTATTTATTTCTCTATCATCTTCAACAACTAAAATATTAGAAATATCCAATCTTACATCCTCCCTTAAGATAGTTATAAAAACAAAACCGCTCTCAAAACATTAATCTCAATTATATCATAAATTTTCCTATAACTATCTAAAAAAACACCAATATCATCTATAATTTAAAATAATATTAGAAGTTCAATTACAATATTTCTAAATTATCTATATGTTATTTAAAATACTTTCTATATCTTAAGAGCTTTTAACGTTTTTTTAAGCAACTTATTTAAATTTTCTTGAGCTTTATTTAAATCAGAAGCTGTTTGTCCAAATTCATCTTTTGTTTCAATAATAATTGGAGTTGAAAAATCAAATGAAGCTATCCTCTCTGCATAATCTCTTATTTTCTTTAATAGCTTATTCACATAATTTGACATGAACACACCAAGTAAAATTACACATATAAAGAATGTACTGCTTAATATAATTATAATATTACTTGTCCTTAATAATATTGAATCAATATTCTTATTTGCCACTTGTGCACTATTTAAATTTATTTGTATAATCTTATTAAATATATTTCCCATATTTTCTTCAATTGATTGGATTTCTAAATACTTTTGTTGTGCTTCATCTAACATATTTGAATTAATATCATCTATTATTTCCTGTTTTTTTTGAGTATATATTCCTAAGTCATTCTTGAATTCCAACCAAAATTGCTCTTCTTCTAACGTCATTTGCATTTTTTGATAATCCGATATATATGAGGTACTTTTTTCTATCATATCATTAATATTTTTTGTCTCTTCTTCTATTTTAGTTTTATCCTTTTCATGTATCATGATTTCAATGTTAGATTTAATTCCAGAGACATTTTCCTTTATTAATAAAATATCCTCAACACTTTTTAAATTATCATTGTAAATTTGTTTCGTATTTCTGTTTACCCATCTTAATACTAAAACTCCACTTGTACCAACAATCCCTATTAACATAGCTACTATCAAAAATGCTAATATTAATTTATTTCTCATCTTTTCCACCACTCCATAAAAACTCCTCCCATATTTTAAAATCCTTTTCTTTTATATATTGTTTACGCCGCCATTAATTTTCAATAAATTTTCCATTTCATTTTCGGAAAGTGGTTCACTAAAGTAAAATCCTTGAATTGTATTACATCCTATATTAGTTAACAACTCCAACTGTTCTTTTGTTTCAACACCCTCGACAATTATTTTATATTTTAGTGATTTTGACAAAGAAACAATTCCCTTAATTAATATCTTGCTTTTATCACTATTAATATTATCTATAAATATTTTATCTATTTTTAAAGTATTAACTGGAATATTAATCAAATAACTTAAAGAAGAATATCCTGTTCCAAAATCATCTAAAGCAATACTAATACCACTATTCATAATTTCTGTTAACATATCAATTTTTTCTTTGTTAATATCAATTATAATTCCCTCTGTTATCTCTATTTCTAAAAAGTTACGAGGAATATTATATTTATTAATTATGTTTAACAAATTTTTTTTAAAATTCTCTTTATTTATTTGTATTGGTGATACATTTACAGATATTGTATTAAACTTATAACCTTTTCTCTTCCATACCCAGGCTTGCCTTAATGCTTTATCCATCACCCAATTTCCAAGGTCTACTATATAATCTAAATCTTCTGCAATAGGAATAAACTCCACAGGAGATACACTTCCCAATTTACTATTATCCCATCTTAAAAGTGCTTCGATACCAGTAATTTCATTGCTTAATGTGTTAATTTGTGGTTGATATAAAATGTACAATTCATTTTTCTCAATAACATTTTTCAATTCATCTTTAATCATGCTTTTTCTATCACTAAATTGTAATCTTTCTATTCTATCCATAATAACTTCCTTTTCAAATTTAATTATTATAATTTTTTATATAATTTATAACTATCCTCTCCATCTCATAGATTATTACCAAAATATGGTTTAATTTAAGTATTTTTATGATTAATAGCAACTTTATTTTTGACTTTTTAGACAAATAAATATATTATTAGAACAAAATATTTATAATGTACAGTTTTTTTAAAAGGAGATTATAAATGAGTAAAAATACTGAACCGAAAATTAAATATTTAACCCAAAAAGAGGCTTTATCGTTATTTAATTCAATAGAAAATTCCAATAGTTGCCATTCAATACGTGATCTAGCAATATTTAGATTAGCATATAGATGTGGTCTTAGAGCATCTGAAATATCTTTGCTAAAATTACAAGATTACAATATGCTTAAAGGAGAAATATACTGTAAACGTCTAAAAGGAAGCAGTAATAATACTTTACGACTTGATAGAAAAACAAAAATTGTTTTAGATAAATATATAAATGAAAATAATATAACATCTGATTCTCAGGTTATTTTTACAAGTCAAAAAAATAATCCTATTTCAAGGCAGACTTTAGACTATCTTACAAAAAAATATTGCTCACTCGCTAGAATTGAAGATAAATCAAAACACCACTTTCATGTTCTCAAACATACTACTGCTGTTCATCTAGCTGAATGTGATATGGATATCAAAGAACTGCAATGGTGGTTAGGTCATAAATCAGTTTCAAATACTGAAATATATTTTCAATTTACTACTAAACAGCAGGATAAGATGTATGAAAAGCTTGATGGTAAAAATGAAATGGTATAACTTTATATAAAATAACAAAAAAATTGCCATCATTTTAATTGATAGCAATTTTTACCTTAATATTAAAATTTACCTTTATAACTTTATATGTAGAATATCATAACATTGATATATATCTACATATTAATCATTTTTTCACATTCATCAGCACACTTATGGCACATATCTGCACATTTTGGACAATGATCATCTTTAAATGCTCTACATTCAGCTGCACAATTTTGACATATTATAGCACATACATTGCATAGTTCTCTTATATTTCCACTGCTTCGTGACATAAAACATGCAGATGTAGAACAAATTTCAGAACAATCTTGAAGTGATTTTATACAGTTCATTCTTTCTTTTACATCAGATTCTTGTAAACATAAATTCAAACATTCTTGACATATCTGAGAGCATTTAACGCAGATGTCAATACATGATTGCATTGGATTTCCTTCAGGAATTAAAGATTCCATTTCTTCCATTATTATTTCCTCCTTGATAATTTAATATTACAAGACATATTTTCTTCTAAATTCTAAGAAATATACTTAGGGAACGTTTATAATGAAATGATGCTAACTTTTACTGTTAGAAATCCACTGCCCAATTATCTAGCAATAGTTCTTAATGCATTTTTCAATTGTTTCTGATCTTCTTCGGAAAATCTCTCTAAAAAATCTTTATTTAAATCATCTATAATTTGTTCTATTTCTTTTCTATATTTAAGACCTTCCTCAGTAATAACAACATTAAGTGTTCTACGATCATTTTTATTTGGAACTCTTTGAATCAACCCTTTATTCTCCATTCTATCAAGTAGCCCTGTTATTGTTGAACTATCTAAACTTAAAATTTCTGAAATTTGCTTAGGAGTTTGATACTCCTCATCCCAAAGACATTTAAGTATTCCATATTGAACAGGAGTAACATCAAACTTAGCAAGTCTTGCTTTTAAACTTTGAAATACAACCTGTTGTGCTTTTGTAAGTAAAAAATTAATACATTCATTTAACTCCATAATAATCATACCTTTTCCATTAAATATTTATTATTTTATTCCAAATTAAGGTATCTTGTCAATTGGGCACATTCAAACAAATAACAAGACCAAAGTTGTCGCAAATGGATTTGTTATTTTTTTAAATGTGCTTTAATCATTTATTATTACAGAGATATCTTCATTTCAATAATAATCGCTACCATAGATTCTGCTCCAATTAGTGATTTTAATATGCTTTATCTAAAGATGCTTCCACTTATAATTAATTTTTGTATTTCATTTGTTCCTTCATATATTTGAGTTATCTTAGCATCTCTCATCATTCTTTCAACATTATATTCTTTCATATAACCATTTCCACCTAACATTTGAACTGCCTCAGTAGTTACATGCATTGCTGCATCTGTACAAGCAAGTTTTGCTTTAGCTGCTGAAACTGAATAAGGTCTTCCCTCTTGTTTATCCATCGCAGCCTTGTATAAAATATATTTAGCTTGTTCAATTTCAAGTTCTAACTCTGCCATCTTGAAAGCTAAATATTGATTTTTCCATAATGGTTTTCCGAATTGTTGTCTATCCTTCATATATTGTTTAGCAACATCGAATGCACCTTCTGCTATTCCAAGTCCCTGTGCTGCAACACCAATTCTTCCACCATCAAGAGTTTTCATTGCAATTCCAAAGCCTTTTCCTTCTATTCCAACTAAATTTTCAGCTGGTACTTTACAATTCTCAAATATAAGCTCTGAAACTTGAGCAGACCTTATACCACATTTATCTTCTACTTTTCCTATAGAAAAGCCTTCAAATCCCTTTTCAACTATAAAAGCTGATAATCCTTTTGATCCTTTAGTTTTATCAGTTAATGCAAATACTAAAAAAGTTTCTGATAAAGGCCCATTTGTAATAAAACATTTTGCACCATTTAAAATATAATAATCACCATCTTTATCAGCAGTTGTTATGCATCCACCTGCATCAGATCCAGCATTTGGTTCTGTTAATCCAAATGATCCAAATTTCTTTCCCGAAAGAACATCTGGAAGATATTTTTTCTTTTGCTCTTCTGAAGCAGCATTCATTATTCCACCTGCACAAAGAGATGTACTTACTGAATATGAAATTCCTAATGATCCACTTACCTTTGAAATTTCTTCAACCGCTAAGACATAAGATAAATAATCTCCATTACCTCCACCATATTCTCTTGGATATGGAACTCCTATTAATCCTAATTGCCCCATTTTTTTATAAGTATCAATTGGAAATTCTCCACTTTGATCGTATTCTATTACCTTTGGCTTAATTTCATTTTCTGCAAATTCTCTTACCACTTGTACAATTCTTTGTTGTTGTTCTGTTAAATTAAAATCCATTTCAAAACTCCTCCTAAATATGCCCTATATTTTAAATTTATTTCTCATGCACATTGCATGTATTTCTAATTAAGAATTTTTGAATTTCAAGATTCATTAGATTTATTTTTTAATCCCATTAATTTGTCATAAAATATTTTTTCATCCATTAGCTTAGGTACTCCATCCATTTTAGGCTTGAACTCCATCAAATCTAATACATCTTTTTGTAAATCAATTCCTGGAGCTATTTCTGTAAGATATAATCCATCTTTCCTTAGCTCAAATACTGCTCTTTCAGTCACATACATAACTTCCTGATTCATTTTTCTTGCGTAATCTCCACTAAATGTAATTTGCTCTACATTTTTAACAAACTTTTTAGCTCTTCCTTCTTGTTCTATCTTTAATTTTCCGTCACCTGTACTTATTTTTAAACCACCAGCTGTAAATGTCCCACAGAACAATACTTTTTTAGCATTTTGTGTTATGTTTATAAATCCTCCACATCCAGCTATACGTGGACCAAACTTACTTACATTTAAATTTCCATGTTCATCAACTTGAGCTAATCCTAAAAATGCTATATCTACTCCTCCACCATCATAAAAATCAAATTGATATGGTTGATCTATAATTGCTTCAGGGTTTATACTGGCTCCAAATGCTGTTCCTCCTTGTGGTACTCCTCCTATTGGACCAGCTTCTACAGTTAAAGTCATATATTCACCAATTCCTTCCTCATTGGCAACTGATGATATAACTTCTGGTATTCCTATACCTAAATTTACTATTGTATCAGCCTTTAATTCCATAGTGCATCTTTTAGCAATTATTTTTCTTTCATTTAATGGTGCTTTTTTCATAGTACTTAGAGGAACTCTGATGTCTCCTGTAACAGCTGGATTAAATTCACATCCAAATGATTGTTCATGTTCCTCTGGCTTTGAAACAACAATTCCATCTACATATATTCCTGGAATTTTTATTAGCCGAGGATCTAAAGTTCCTGACTCAACTATTTTTTCAACCTGCACTATAACTTTTCCACCATTGTTTTTACAAGCTTGAGCTATAGATGTATCTTCAAGGCTTGCAACTTCTCTTTCTAGTGAAATATTTCCATACTCATCAGCAAAAGAACCTCTTATAAAGCATACATTTATAGGAAAAGATTTATATAATAATTTTTCTTCTCCCTCTATGTTTATGAGCTTAACAATGTCCTCTGTTGTTTTTTCATTTAGTTTTCCTCCACTTATTCTTGGGTCTACAAACGTATTTAATCCAACGTGAGTTATTGTTCCAACTCTTTTTCCAGCAATATCTCTAAATAATTCAGATATTGTTCCTTGTGGTAAATTATAAGCTTCTATTTTATTTTCAATAGCCATTTTCCCGAGCTTTGGTGCAAGATTCCAATGTCCTGCAACAACTCTTTTAGTCATTCCTTCATGTGCATAGTGATCTGCACCTTTTCCTTTTCCATCGCCTTGTCCTGCTGCATGCACTAAAGTTATATTTTTAGGATGTCCTGTTTCAAGAAAAAGTTTCTCTATAGCACTACTGAGTGTTTCTGGTGCACTACTACCTACAAATCCACCAGTTACTAGTAAATCTTCATCTTTTACCATTTCAGCTGCTTCACGGCTTGTTAAAACGTTTACTTTCCTCACATATACCAATCCCTTCAAGATTAATAATTATTGATTTACACTATTTAGACACATTCAAAAAAATAACAAATCTATCTGCCAAGCTTATTTTCTTTCATGTGCCTTAATTTTTAACATCCCTTAAAAGAAGCTTTTCTCTTTCCTACAAACGCACTCATTCCTTCAGTTTGATCCTCTGTTGAGAAACATAATCCAAATAAATCTGCTTCAAAAGCATAAGCGGATTCTGTATCCATATTTAATCCATTGTTTATAGATGATTTTGCTAAACTAACCGCATAAGTTCCCTTACTCATTATCTTATTAGCCATTTCTTTTGCCTTATCTATTAATTCATTTGGTTCATATATTTTATTAACAAGACCAATTCTATACGCTTCATTTGCATCTATCATATCTGTAGTAAAAATAAGTTCTTTAGCTCTTCCCTTTCCAACTAATCTTGGAAGTCTTTGAGTTCCTGCAAATCCTGGAATTATTCCTAATCCGACTTCAGGTTGTCCGAATTTAGCTTTTGTAGACGCTAATCTTATGTCACAAGCCATTGATAATTCACAGCCTCCGCCTAATGCGTAACCGTTTACTGCCGCTATAACAATTTGTGGCATATTTTCAATATTAGAAAATACTTTCTGAGCTAATTTTGCCATTTCTCTTCCTTCTATTGCAGTCTTATCTTTCATTTCAGTTATATCTGCACCTGCTACAAAAGATTTCTCCCCTGCCCCAGTTATTATTACAGTATAGATATCCTTTCTTTCTGATATCTCATTTATTACTTGCCCTAATTCTTTCAATGTTTGAGTATTTAATGCGTTAAGTGACTTTGGTCTATTGATTGTTATCTCTGCTATACCATTCTCATGTTTAAAAATTACATTTTCCATTTAAATTTCCTCCTTGAATTTTATTTAATTTTTATAATAATAATTCATCCAGTCAATTGTTATTTTGTAATTTTCTTCCTGTAATTAAATTATATTTATATTCGTGTATCTTGTCAACAAGTATTTTGCATACAAGTAATTTTTGTACAAGATATTTTTAATTCTTTTAATATTATATAAGACCTCATTCTACTCTATTCTAAAAGATTCTATTTTATAATCATTATCATCGATGTATATCTAATCTGTACTATTAGTTAAGACTCATTCAAAAAAACATACAATCAAAATAGTAACATGAAAAAATGAAACAACTTTTATTGATAAAAATCCTTAGCAATATTCTATAGCAATCAAGCAAAATATTCTCCTTACTTTAGTTAAGTTGTATCACAAGTCTAAGTCTCAAATTGTTTATCTCTAATTTATTCTAATTATTGTAAATTAGCTTCTTGACTTTTTTATATTATTTAATATATAATATGCTTAAATTTGTATATATTGCGATGAGTAGGAGTAGTAATAATTCTTATAACTTAAAGAGAACTGTTGGTTGGTGAAAAACAGTGTTATATAATTATGAACTTGCCTAGGAGCTTACTTGCTAAAAACAAGTACGGTGAAACCCGTTAAAATTTTGAGTGAGAAGAATCAATTTAATTTTTTCTTCTAATTAGAGTGGTACCACGGAAATTATGCTTTCGTCTCTTGATTTAAGAGACGAGGGCTTTTTTATTTGGATGAATGATTAACAATAAATAATCACTGATTAATGGTTAACTATTAATAATGAAGGATTAAGG
This genomic interval carries:
- a CDS encoding tyrosine-type recombinase/integrase; its protein translation is MSKNTEPKIKYLTQKEALSLFNSIENSNSCHSIRDLAIFRLAYRCGLRASEISLLKLQDYNMLKGEIYCKRLKGSSNNTLRLDRKTKIVLDKYINENNITSDSQVIFTSQKNNPISRQTLDYLTKKYCSLARIEDKSKHHFHVLKHTTAVHLAECDMDIKELQWWLGHKSVSNTEIYFQFTTKQQDKMYEKLDGKNEMV
- a CDS encoding EAL domain-containing protein, whose translation is MDRIERLQFSDRKSMIKDELKNVIEKNELYILYQPQINTLSNEITGIEALLRWDNSKLGSVSPVEFIPIAEDLDYIVDLGNWVMDKALRQAWVWKRKGYKFNTISVNVSPIQINKENFKKNLLNIINKYNIPRNFLEIEITEGIIIDINKEKIDMLTEIMNSGISIALDDFGTGYSSLSYLINIPVNTLKIDKIFIDNINSDKSKILIKGIVSLSKSLKYKIIVEGVETKEQLELLTNIGCNTIQGFYFSEPLSENEMENLLKINGGVNNI
- a CDS encoding ABC transporter permease, which encodes MFNIIYSEFIKLKKSYILIIALISAILMPGIQIIRDIENDYAIIPLNDRGRFFQRDVVDIDRMSILMIYIIIFCLISAYVFSREYTDKTANILYTYPIRKGKIFVGKFITIYMIIIFVYLIQIIITYLGLYIVWGKLPPIQFIIKDIKVNIYSMLLQFLLLPISVLIANLTKNIIFSIIYGLLATIIVGLLLGSGANIYSQFCPLTLPALPFYYYHNGDPIDFVITIGSAIITFVLFMFLCIYQYRKADIE
- a CDS encoding MarR family winged helix-turn-helix transcriptional regulator, whose product is MMELNECINFLLTKAQQVVFQSLKARLAKFDVTPVQYGILKCLWDEEYQTPKQISEILSLDSSTITGLLDRMENKGLIQRVPNKNDRRTLNVVITEEGLKYRKEIEQIIDDLNKDFLERFSEEDQKQLKNALRTIAR
- a CDS encoding sensor histidine kinase; the encoded protein is MNAIDYILISIVIILIILIVSYYKKLNYICGVLDEILAGNLNQRVRLQNNIKQLGRLSVKLNSIIENFQKVNEKSRINEESRKKMISNISHDFRTPLTSMLGYMELMLDDNTTNDKLFDCNSLNCKQKNEYLEVIYNKGSYLYNLLEEFFEISKLDSNDVKIEIKEVNVSEIIRQNIISFFNEINKLHIEPKINLPEDDVYALGDEKALNRILNNLINNAIKYGVQGTIIGVNLIEDEDKISIEIYDNGGGIPENEIDYVFDRLYTVEKSRKLNTKSSGIGLTIVKKLVNSLNGTISVSSVPFEKTVFKFTLPKAL
- a CDS encoding MCP four helix bundle domain-containing protein; translated protein: MRNKLILAFLIVAMLIGIVGTSGVLVLRWVNRNTKQIYNDNLKSVEDILLIKENVSGIKSNIEIMIHEKDKTKIEEETKNINDMIEKSTSYISDYQKMQMTLEEEQFWLEFKNDLGIYTQKKQEIIDDINSNMLDEAQQKYLEIQSIEENMGNIFNKIIQINLNSAQVANKNIDSILLRTSNIIIILSSTFFICVILLGVFMSNYVNKLLKKIRDYAERIASFDFSTPIIIETKDEFGQTASDLNKAQENLNKLLKKTLKALKI
- a CDS encoding response regulator transcription factor, with the protein product MDISNILVVEDDREINNLIAEVLKKENYNVIQAFDGKEAIEKYNENFQMVILDLMLPYVDGIEILRKIREKSNLPIIILSAKDEEVDRIVGLSMGADDYILKPFSIRELIARIKANLRRYVDYNNTKIKNTILNYRDLKMDILNYKVLKQEKELNLTPKEFELLKLFISNPNRVFTKAQLFNSVWENEYLNDDNTVMVHIKRLRNKIEDNTNDYSYIQTVWGIGYKLGE
- a CDS encoding ABC transporter permease, encoding MLNLMYCELLKLKKTYIIRVSLIGGVFISILMDLISLVSSEKFQSFEHYSSTIDVLNILLLYTILFSLIAGYVFSREFADKTASIIYTCSISRNKIFFSKLIVIYILISSVYMVKIVFIYLSCYILGNAFPEVSFMVKHIEYNVYSLMFEFLLIPIPVLITNVSNNIILPTAYGILGTIITIITSGSSSTFAKYIPWSTPYKFIMKIYSPNLVNLNYSVITGVLCFIISMIICIYQYNNSDII
- a CDS encoding four-helix bundle copper-binding protein, producing MEEMESLIPEGNPMQSCIDICVKCSQICQECLNLCLQESDVKERMNCIKSLQDCSEICSTSACFMSRSSGNIRELCNVCAIICQNCAAECRAFKDDHCPKCADMCHKCADECEKMINM
- a CDS encoding ABC transporter ATP-binding protein — encoded protein: MDYILRTYNLTKEFKKFSAVKNLNMSIKQGEIYGFLGENGAGKTTTIRMIMGLIKSTSGEIELFSEKETKQNRNLLQRIGCMIEYPGFYPNLTAGENLDIHRRMMGMQDKECIIESLKVTGIQDVKDKKVKEFSLGMKQRLGIARAILHHPEFLILDEPTNGLDPSGIKETRELILDLCKTKGITFLISSHILSEIQQMATKIGIIHKGELLEEIEYDELQRRNRHYINIKVNNDKKAAVILEQKLHIRDYVVWGKNNLRVYEGLQEASRINSILISNDVSVDELCVKIDSLEDYFLKLTKNKHYNV